In the genome of Candoia aspera isolate rCanAsp1 chromosome 4, rCanAsp1.hap2, whole genome shotgun sequence, the window GTCTAAGGGAACAGACTAGAATAAAGCAGACCCACCACCTGTTCTTGCCATCTGTGCATGCAACTTACATTTTTGCAATAAGGCTCGAAATTGGAAGAAGCCACACCTTCCCTCCAATCTCACTGAGATTGAGGACTCTAGAAAGATACAAGGAGACCTCAGACAGAGGAACTATTCCATTAATGGACTTGATCTTCTAGACTCCTCAGTCGTATTGAACCAAGTTTCAGAGAATGTAGGATGAATCTTCCAGATCATACACATTGTTATTAGAGAGAAAACTACCCCAAATTCTTTTCTGGGAAATTACTAATTTATACTACTAAATGAGAGACAGCAATAAGCTAAAAGTGGAGAAGTGATCAAGCCACTTTTGTTCTTTATTGATATTCAAATAATGGCCCACAACCTCAAAATGCAATCAGTGTTGTTGTCAGAATTCTTCAGCTATTCAGTGATAGCAGGTTCTTTCATGAAATACTGTCCAGTTGAAGTtgtaagatagatagacagacagacagacagacagatatcagaagaatatttggggaaaagaattctaaatgacagatgtagaaacTATGACAGTTTTGTTTATCAAAAGTATTCAATTTTGTAAGCTGAACATTGAAGCTCCTTGAACTTTAGATAAGAAAATAAAGAGTTCttaaaacaacatggatgtcTACCTGTCCAAACTGGGTTGGCCAGACAACGTTCTTTTCGGAAATAGTCAACAGTTGGTCTGAGGGTTTCTGTGGCTCTATCCTTCCAATTTTGACTCTAAGAAAAGACTGATTTGAGAATGTGACCCAGTTGATAATATCAAATCCTCCTACTAAATCACCATTTTGGTCAAAAGAAATAGATTTTCCACTGCTGTCATTAAAAGAGACGTGTCTAAGAAAGCGATGCATCTAAATGGGAGTAAGACAGGAACTATTTAATATATTCCTTTGTACTGCAgtttatttttagtatttaatATGTTATGCATATTAGCACCTAAGGGTGGGAAGACAGGCTTCTTTATTAACACAGTGACGTCAGACCATGCTGTGATTTCCATGATTATACAAGTGAGAaaggagaaatatatatatatatataaatatatatatatatatatatatatatatatatataaatgcaaagaagaaggagaagaagagaaaaagtagCTGTTAAATTAATTCAAGTATTTGAAGGTATAGGAAATAGGGGATTAACATCCCTAAGAATTTAtctgtcttcttttaaaaatatgttattgtttttaacatGTCAAGTTATACTGAATGTATACCATCCAATGTTTAAAAGGTTTACTCTTCAATGGAATTCCCATCACATTTCTCTGGAAAGCTTTATAtgattagcaaaaaaaaaaaaaaaaaaagagtctgtTAGTGCCTTTTCTGAccatcaaattttattaaaagattttgtgAATTTTGGGAGTTTATACCTTTTAATAGAATTAAAAAGTTTATTCcgtttaataaaatgtgttagttggaaaaggtccTATCAGACTCCTACTTTTTGCCAGCAAAGACAAACATGGTTCTCCTCTTACAATGCCTGTTGGATTAGGTAATCTTTAGGATTTGACAtttatccaaataaatatttcatctcATCAGATGGCTGCAAGTAGCTGATCTTCCTTGAAGGTATAACAGGATCAGGCATTCTTATAATTTGGATTAAACACTACCAAGCATGCAACAGATATAGCTTAGagggaaagttggaaaaaaaaaaagttcccaaaaaagaaatggcaaaccatctctgcactgttgccaagaaactaTGAACACGTCCATAAAGAATTTCCATTTCATACATGGGCACATAATTTCAGGGGAGCATAACAAACCTTGTTTGATGTAACATAAATATAAGCAAGAAGAAACCTGTTTCAAGCAGGATCTATATCAACCTGGATGACCTTGAAAATATTACATGTGCTTACTACTTGCGGTGAAGATCATTGGAAGGTTTCATGGCAGCATGTAGAGTGGgaactttaaaattatttccccAAAAAGACAATAAGAAATTTCAtgactgttgtcaagaaaactacatggacatgagTATGAAATCATCAGGGATCAACTTCAAATCAAAGGACACTTTACCTTGGACTTGATATGCTACTGTCATCATATCATGAAAAGAAGTTGGGTTAGTCTAGTCTTGACTAAGAGAATACAGTCCCCTGCATAGACCCGGGCTCTACCTTTCTTCTTTGCTCACAGGAAAAGCCAAAATTGGTTTAAGTTAATACTATCTACTTCCTCAAGTCAGAAAATACTCAATGGTCCTGATGAAGAACAGCATGCCCGCAATAAATAGTGCATTCCATTTCTACTTGTAAGTAATATTAAAATCTTCTCTTGAACCAAAAAAGTGGCACACAAAAGGGATTCAGAGCAGTTAACTAGTTTACTGGTTACATGATCTAAAAATAAACTAAGGAAGCCTCTTTTCTAAGAAATGCTGGTCTTTCATTCTGAGAGACTGAAACAAATGgaacatatttattttgtgttgtttcATCTTTCAGAATGAAGGTCAGCAAATACTCACAGAATAGTCAGGCTAATCCCTAATCAATCCCACAACTGATTCATGGCACAATGAGGTTGTTTGTTTGACTCCACATTCCCTTCTGTGTTATACAATGAAAGAAACAAGCTACAGAGGGGCAGTTGAAAGACAAACCTgcataaataatataaaagaagCAAGAGCTTTATACATTATTAGCCCAACACATAGGATTTTACAAGATAGTGTAGATAAGATTACCCTATTATCATAAGAGTaatgatttttttagaaaaaaaaagaaaaaaaacaatcaactggagaacaacaaaaaaagaaaaactataatgAGAAACTGTGATGAGGTTAGATAGatattgccattttttttcttacagaggAACAGTCTTTCCACTTTTATCTGACTTTCACTAGATATTTCCAGTATTCCACAATACAGTTAATTCTGTGGAAAGAAATTGGGGAAGAAGAAGGAATTGGATTAGAGGATATTCAAGGTCTcttccagccctatgattctatgattgtaAGAAGAGAATGCTGCAATGTCTCCATTAGTTTACTCAGAGAGTTACCTTCCATGACTGTTGACGAAGTTTCTGTCTCCATCCATTTGCAGTTGACCTTTGATTGTTCACAATAGTTTGCatggcatgcaaagcatgtgcaatGGCATAGACAGCACTGTAGACACTGTAGCTATGAGCCGTCATCCTCATTTCAAACACAGTCATAGGGAGAGTTTCTAGCTGCTCTTTCCCAGTGCAAATATCCTCATTCACATTGTCACTGGTAAAACTAGGGAAAAAGCAATCAAATACCTGTTGCCAGGCTTCTCTTAGGAAGCCATCTTCTTTCTCCAAAGCAGGGTTCCTCTCTTGAAGGAATTGATGGAATCCAGGAACATCATTGAAATTAATTGCCAAGGATAAAGATCCATGAAGGAAGTTTAAGTCCCAATTTCTTTGAAGGGGAATGGATATGAAATCAACTTCTGCTGTCATAATCCAGACTTTAGAATATACTGGCAGTTCCTCAAATGCAGATATTTTGAGGAAATTCCTTAAAGATAGCATACTTTGAAATTCACCATGAACAATCACAGTATTAGACGTACGGGTCAAGAGAAAAAGTATTGTTTCATGAATCCCTTCTGCTACTTCACCAATCTTGTCGAGATAGCCATCAGACAGTTTTCTTATGAAATCAAAACAGATACCACTTTTGGAAAACATGGGTTGCACCTGTTGTAGTAATATTTCTGTCAGTCTGCCAATATCAAGATATAACAGACCAATCCATGTCCACCCAAAATGCAGTAGAAGATGAAGAATCCCCTTGTGCTGATTAATTGCATTTGGGAACATCGAGTGGAAGACAGTATTTTGGGTCTTCATCTCTGGAGCAGAGATATATCCAAGCTAAAATGTTTGAAGGAAAGCAGGACAAATAAAGTGTCACCCCGCACTCCGCCACCCTCCCATAATATTGTTTCATGGTCAATTTGtgcttatatatacagtattatccAATTCACAGTACTATTCCAGCTGATGTTCTCAGGTAAAAAAATGTTACTAAACATTAAGAGTGGAAGATATAAATATCCAGGCatccttttttttatatattattataaaacTCTTATTGTTTCATGAAAGCCACTTACCTGTGCAATTTTGTAGCTGGTCAAGATGTTTGCTATGTCCAGGAATTCATCAGAGCTCGGTCCCCCAATAACAGCTACCAGATTGTTCTGGAGGTCACATTGATAGTTAGGGATGAATCTGCTTGGTGTAGAGAGCAGTTCCATTGTGGCTGCGTAGGTATATCGCGGACTAAAGTAAGTGTTGTAGATATTGAAGCCTAGGGTGACATTGGTTAAGATCTTGTGGTTTCCATTAATCTCCTTCACAGCAAACACCAAGGCTAAGACATGCTGGTAAGCCTGAGTCAGTAAACTAGAGTGAAATTCAAAAATCAGAAATACATAAAGTTAAATTGCTTCAGAGGAAATATTTGCTTCATTTCAATACAATATATGTTTGCTAACATCATACTAAACACAGAGGGGCATCTAGGAAGAGTGATTCTTTGCCTTGACCCAGCACAACGTATACAGTACTGTGAATGTTAACAGCTCATACATTTCCCCACACAACTTAAACATATATGCACatactttctccttctctctccacaACTTCATGTCACTCTcttcctctctcacacacagaagaACATGagggagacagagacagagacagagagagacaggaagaacactgtttctatttatatttcactggaaaatgttaaaaagtagAAACCACTTATGATTCTCAAAGGTACCAAAACTACTTCAGATTACAGACAAAATATAACAAACCACTgtggtcttccttccttcctcttcctcttcttccttccaacctccatatttttataattaattaatgacaACTACAACAATTAGCATATCAACAACTACTGTAGTCCTTAATACTATTGGAGGCAGATGAGGTATCATGCCTTTTTGCAATCATCTATTTATAGATGATTTAGATACAGATCTATAGATGTTGTGGAAAGCAGATGTTCTCCATATGCCAGTAGCAATAGCTAAAATCTAGtactatttttttcccaattttcaTCAGAATAGTATCATGCCATGGCTTGCAAAGTTTCAATTCCTTACATGAATTCAGAGAACATGTCATGAAAGGGATGTCTTGTGAATTTGGCCTCCTCAGAAACAGCAATGTACTGAGAAACTATACCACCAATAATGAGTTCTCCTGGTTGATAATATTTATGAAGCATAATGCTTGGCTCACTGCTATGGCATTTTGCAAAAACAACTTTGCATACATTCTTAGGGAACAAACATATTATCAGTACCCAAAATATTACAAtcacaaatgatttttttcctttccaaaaacaattttccatctccctcaaagaagaCAGAATAGCCTCAAATTTTGGAGGAAAGTATCAACTGCAAGCCACGGCAGTAGAGAACAAGCATTTGTCCACTGAGTTGACGAAGCACAATGTCCTTGTATCTCCAGCTTTGAGGAtcacagaaaatatttaaataaagcatctTTTATTTTTGATAGAATCTCACTCACAGAGCCTTCAGGGAGCTGGAGAAGGGACTTGAAAAATCTCTATCAAGATGATAATTAAGTCAAATAATCCCGTATGATGGTGTTTACTATGCTGCTGCTATCTTTGTCTTATTCCCACTGAGCAAAAGGTGGGTTGTAATGTCCCCTGTCCATGAGGTCAAATTCCATCAAGCTCAACTGTAACTCAGTAGTTGAAAATCAACATAAGCCATATGCTGGTTTGCAAAGGGTATCTTGGTTGAAACAGCACCATAATTTTCAAATATTATAAATGGATCCCATTTTTTCCAGATCAAGCACACTTTccagtttggggggtgggggatactACTGATTGCTCAAAAATGCTCTTGTCCCCTGCACCATTTCCACTTCATCAGAAGTTATGTAACACCCTATTCTTCTTACCTGTGGAAATAGAAAAGATTCAAGTAATTTTATCCCatcgttaaaaaaaaatgaatttcttcAGGTAAGCAGAATAATGTGATAGTGAACTCAAGTTTCAATGACTTTCAGGCTACCACTGCTATATAAGAACTTAAGAATCATCATGATGGATTAGGCCATGGTTCTTCTTAGATCTTTTCAAAGTAGCCCTTCACATGCTTTGGGGTTGTTTACATGCAGCAGGGGAGATTTCACCACCTTCTTATTCTGACACAATCAGTCCACCCTTATTTTCCATAAATGATTCTGGATAACCATGTTTATGCACTTCCATGGAAAGTACACACCAAGCCTTTTTTGATCTGACATTGCTTGTTCTGAAGGTTCATACCAACATATTGggcccctcctcctcttcctcctctccccttgTCAAAGATCCTTCAAGTACTCATTTAAAGCAAACAGATatagattttcttaaaaaaaaaaaaatgagtatcccaggtactttaaaaaaaatggctttatCGCTTTTGAGATTTCACAAAGTAGACACCTTTTTTTGTTGAAAGtttctaatatacagtataaaaactgATTTTGCAGTAAGTGATAGTGGCACAATGTTCTTATTGCAGAGACATTAGTATTTACATGTTTCAAAAATCAGTAAGAAATCATCAGCGTGGCCACAATTTCTGTAAGTTTGGTGATAGCTAGCAGTCAGCATAGGCTTGGATATCACctactgttgttttaaaaaaaatgagaagaaactttctaattttccattttttttttaatgaatagaagGCTAGAAATGTTTGATTTCAAGAGATCACAGCTAATACGATACTTTCAGGGAACATTTttcaaaaagatttttaaaagatttttcatAGATAAGatatacattcaaagaaaaaaaagaaaaatatagcaaagtgtgaaaaagaaaagaggaaaaaaaaacagaatggaaagaagatagaaaaaagaaaaagaaaataaaaagacagaaagcatgaaaaatatataaagaaatggcttctgatatCCTTCTCaacagttatacatacaattctaatcaaaccactCTCTCCAatttcatcataattcccttccttCTATAGCCTGTTCTTACcaatcatcaaaactataaatcaaaaaatcattttctttctcatgcaAAATGTCCATAGGGGATTTCGAGTCCTTGATGAATGTCAGTAATGAACTTTcactaatcaaagaagtcaatttgtccatctcagcaagttctgtcaatttcacccacCATTCTTCCATGGTGGGTAGGGTCAAATCTTGATATCTTTCTccataatcttgctgcagtaatcatatattgaagtgaccttccatgactcttttctaactgttcatccatcaatcctaaaaggaaaagttctagcttcaattgaatattaatctctAAAATCCTCTCTATCAATTTatgcatttgaatccaaaattgtTTAGCTTTTTACATGTCtgccaagcatgataaaatgtcccttcatgttgttcacatttccaacatacatttctGTCTGTATGCATTCTAGATAATTTATATGGCATCCTGTAtgaacgatacatcattttattagatagatagatagatagatagatagatagatagatagatagatagataataacaTAAATTTCAGTGCTTTTAACCAcacattttcccattgatccatatgaatattataaccaaaattcttagcccactttatcatatattctttaacATATGAAcagttcttcctctgtttcaaattgcaataaaagtttatacattttagtaattacatgttcattaaaaatacacaattgtacttcaaattctgcCTTACTTTGCTCTACACAATAagtctttttattcatttaaatctttctgataactgtaaatgggaaaaccattgaaaactatatccttctgccattagttgctctcttgatttaattttacatTTCCCTTGATGGTTTTCCAATAAGCTTGCAACCAGTTTTCTACATCAGTTGTATCTGATCttctatttccatatttttttgttaacatcttcatcttctgattattaatcttaaaacctgctagcataccaaagtcctttaattttcccattaatgtttctactcCCTCTAGAACATCTTCCAGGAGTAACACCAggtcatctgcaaatgcccttaatttataCATTTCTTCTTCAATCTTAACTCCCGTGATTTGCTCATCTTGTCTTACCTTTCAATTCAATACttcaagaactaaaaaaaaagaaagaaagaatgaagacaGCAGGCATCTTTATATTATCCCTTTTTGAATatcacaaggttttgttagttcttcattaacaattatttgtgcattctgtaaagcataaataaatcgatcttacccatttaaGAACTTAAGAACTTAAGAATCATCATGATGGATTAGGCTCACCTGGACTAAAAATACAGTGGAGGGTGCTTTCTTAGTATAGGAGCTTATttccagaattattatcaaaacaatATGCAAATTCAGCTGCACCCCCTCAATTTCTGAGAAATGTTTTCTGTGCAGTTTTCAATATAAGCCCAACATATATGCAACTTTCTTTAATATGTTATGGTTCCAGGCAAATATTTGATATGTATATGTGATTGTCATTTTGGTTTGGGTCCAAATTAAATTGGTAGACAGGGACTTCTCTTCTGATTGTATTGCCAATACTGCAATAGAATCTGCATCAGTAAATCatgttatttatttgaaaataatttctctgTTTTCATTCATATTGCCAATGCTCTGTCTGGTACACTCGGGCGTATCTCTTAGCTCACAATGAATGTTGGCTTTTTCAGACATGAATGACTGTTTTCAGTGTCCAGAAGATTATTATCCAAGCAATAATCAAGATAAATGCCTTCTAAAATATGCAAGTTATCTTTCTTATGAGGAAATGTTGGGAATGAGCTTGGCGACAGTGGCTCTTGTGCTTTCCCTCACCACAGCGTCTGTGCTAGGAATCTTCCTGAAGTACCACAACACTCCCATCATCAAGGCCAACAACCGCAGCCTCTCCTACACCCtcatctctctcctcctctccttcctttgttcTCTGCTTTTCATTGGTCAACCCATGATGGTGACCTGTCTGCTTCGACAGACTGCTTTTGGgatcatcttctcagtggctgtttcttgTATGTTGGCTAAAACCATCACTGTGattcttgctttcatggccaccaagccaggatcaaGGATGAGGAAATGGGTTGGGAAAAGACTAGCCCTTTCCAttgttctttcctcttcctttattCAAACTGTTCTCTGTGCTGTGTGGCTGGCAacctcccctccctttccagaTGTTGACATGCTCTCCATTTATAGTGAGATAATTCTGGAATGTAATGAAGGGTCAGTTACAATGTTTTACTCTGTTTTAGGTTTTATGGGCTTCCTGGCTTTCATCAGTTTTATTGCagccttcctagctaggaagcTACCAGATGCTTTCCAGGAAACCAAATCCATCactttcagcatgctggtcttttgcagtgtcTGGTTGTCCTTTGTTCCTGCCTACATGAGCAGCAAAGGAAAATACATGGTGGCCGTGGAGATCTTtgccatcttggcctccagtgctgggttACCGGCTTgtgtctttttccccaaatgctacattataaTGGTGAGGCCTGAACTGAACAAAAAAGAGTGTCTAATAAAGAGAATACAATAAATAAGGTTGTCTTCTTCAGAGTGAGAATTCCATTTGGTAGCAAATTTTACAGTAGAGATATTTTAAATAGCCCATAATCAATATTCACGAGGTTTTAGAATGTAAGCATTTGGCTTTTAGAGGCAAACAAATGCTTTTACAGTGTCTTTTCATAGTATGATTGATACTAAAGTGTCATCATTGATGTTTGTATTCCTGAACTCAAAGCAGCCAGAAGTGTTCTTTGAGTGTGGTTGTGGTACTTAAAGATCCTCTTCAGACAATACCAGTAGATGATGCACCATTAGAAATCTAAACAGAGCTTCTCTAGATGAGCACCACAAGCTATTAAGCTCACAAAAAAGTGATTGGGATGGACGTAGATAAGGAATAGAGTTCTATACAATTCTATTTTAAAtagaacaggtttttttttcttttgttcttgttttgtgtttgtgtgtgtgtacattcagatcagttttgactcctggattattccctgcagttttcttggcaagatttcagaagtggtttcccattgcctccttcctagggctgagagagagtgactggcccaagatcacccagctggctttgtgccaaggcaggactagaactcacactctccccgtttctagtctgatgccttaaccactacaccagactggctctcttatcaAGTACTGAGTTGAAGAATCATTGTCACCCCTGCTTGGGGCAGCGTATCTCCAAGCATCAGTTAGAGagggcagcagcatctgcagaggGAAGCTGAAGATGTCAAGAGGGCAGTCCTACAGTGTGATTGCAACAACATCCCTTTTTTACAGCAACATCCAATTCAAAACAGctgatatttgtatttatttatttataaattttctaccactgcccatctccctcccatggagggactctgggcagtttacaataaaactaacagaGGCAAAAAATATGTTCTTTATTTGGCTTGTGCTTTTTATTACATGTCCATTATCTGATCATCATAATGCACTATAATGCACCAGAACCATCCTCATCTACAGTGTTCTTGGTTATACGGCTCTTTTTGGAAAGAAGCTACATCTTCTGACTCACCACCAGGTCATCTGGGAAAATTCTATGGTTGCTTACTTTTGTAGAAGTAAGGACTTCTAGTTTAATGCCAGTTTAGTATGCTGCCCTATTTCACCTTGCTTTGATCCTGTGGATGATATTATTCTGATAGGTAGCTGGACATTGAGAGAATCATGCCAAGTCTTTTACTATTTGCTTTGAAAAGTTAGGTAAAATCTGTTTCAGTGATTCAAGCTTGAGATGCTTCCTTTATTTCttatataatttttatcaaggatttttaaaaaaggaagataaaaataaacacaaactaatataaagtaagagaaagaaaagaaaaagaaagaaatcaaagagatagCTAAAAGTGCCAGAaatggttggggggggggagtaaaaaaaaatagagaagaaagaaaaaagatacaaagaagt includes:
- the LOC134496937 gene encoding vomeronasal type-2 receptor 26-like: MDKLTSLISESSLLTFIKDSKSPMDILHEKENDFLIYSFDDCLLTQAYQHVLALVFAVKEINGNHKILTNVTLGFNIYNTYFSPRYTYAATMELLSTPSRFIPNYQCDLQNNLVAVIGGPSSDEFLDIANILTSYKIAQLGYISAPEMKTQNTVFHSMFPNAINQHKGILHLLLHFGWTWIGLLYLDIGRLTEILLQQVQPMFSKSGICFDFIRKLSDGYLDKIGEVAEGIHETILFLLTRTSNTVIVHGEFQSMLSLRNFLKISAFEELPVYSKVWIMTAEVDFISIPLQRNWDLNFLHGSLSLAINFNDVPGFHQFLQERNPALEKEDGFLREAWQQVFDCFFPSFTSDNVNEDICTGKEQLETLPMTVFEMRMTAHSYSVYSAVYAIAHALHAMQTIVNNQRSTANGWRQKLRQQSWKMHRFLRHVSFNDSSGKSISFDQNGDLVGGFDIINWVTFSNQSFLRVKIGRIEPQKPSDQLLTISEKNVVWPTQFGQVQPISLCNEKCRSGYRKSKKEGESFCCYDCTPCSEGKISNQTDMDDCFQCRDDHYPNKDHDLCIPKYIIYLSYEENLGTGLATVALVLSFTTISVLGIFRKYHDTPIVKANNRSLSYTLLTSLLLSFLCSLLFIGRPMKVTCLLRQTAFGIIFSVAVSCMLAKTITVVLAFMATKPGSNMRKWVGKQLALSVVFSCSLVQTILCLIWLSTSPPFPDTDMNSLNSEIILQCNEGSVMMLYCILSFMGFLAAVSFVVAFLARKLPDTFQETKSITFSMLIFCNVWLSFIPAYMSSKGKYMVAVEIFAILASSGGLLVCVFFPKCYIIVLRPAFNRKEHLIKRIN